The Yoonia sp. SS1-5 genome contains a region encoding:
- the infC gene encoding translation initiation factor IF-3, whose amino-acid sequence MGRRPHNAPPQRDTGPRINDRIRGAEIRLIGADGENVGVVSPERAMAMADEAGLDLVEISPNANPPVCKIMDYGKFKYETQKKEAEARKKQKTIEIKEIKFRPNTDDHDYDVKMRNVFKFLENGDKVKITLRFRGREMAHQELGRQLLERVAEDTKETGKVENFPKMEGRQMVMLIGPLAK is encoded by the coding sequence ATAGGACGCAGACCCCACAACGCGCCGCCGCAGCGCGACACAGGCCCCCGCATCAATGACCGAATTCGTGGCGCTGAGATCCGCCTGATCGGGGCCGACGGCGAAAATGTCGGTGTCGTTTCACCAGAACGCGCGATGGCGATGGCTGACGAAGCGGGACTGGATCTGGTTGAAATCTCACCCAACGCCAATCCGCCTGTCTGCAAGATCATGGATTACGGCAAATTCAAATACGAGACCCAAAAGAAGGAAGCCGAGGCGCGCAAGAAGCAAAAGACAATCGAAATCAAAGAGATCAAGTTCCGCCCGAACACGGATGATCATGATTACGACGTCAAGATGCGCAACGTCTTCAAGTTTCTTGAAAACGGCGACAAGGTAAAGATCACCCTGCGTTTCCGGGGCCGCGAAATGGCCCACCAGGAGCTTGGCCGCCAATTGCTGGAACGTGTCGCAGAAGACACCAAGGAAACCGGCAAGGTCGAAAACTTCCCCAAGATGGAAGGTCGCCAGATGGTGATGTTGATCGGACCATTGGCAAAGTAG
- a CDS encoding molybdopterin-binding protein: MIFGEVPIAKAEGAILAHSVALPKGRLRKGQVLAAVDIDALRDAGISAVTVARLGPDDLAEDPAAAQLAQALAGPGLRVGQAATGRANLFARAAGIVSVDRTAIDAFNAVNPMITVATLPPFQRVTEGAMVATIKIISYAVPAADVQLAADRGAEAISLSEPVVKNATLIETRIGDMPAIKGRSALRTRLDRLGVDLDGRVVVDHDTATLGAAIAAAAGDIVFVLTASATSDIDDVGPAALRQAGGVVTQFGMPVDPGNLLFLGRVGDRPVIGLPGCARSPALNGADWVLERVICGVDLQAADFAAMGVGGLLKEMPTRPRPRAKTRDDSV, from the coding sequence ATGATCTTTGGCGAGGTGCCGATTGCAAAAGCGGAAGGGGCCATTCTTGCCCATTCCGTGGCCTTGCCAAAGGGGCGATTGCGCAAGGGGCAGGTGCTTGCGGCGGTGGATATTGATGCCTTGCGCGATGCAGGCATTTCTGCGGTCACCGTTGCCCGGCTGGGGCCCGACGATCTGGCCGAAGATCCCGCTGCCGCACAACTGGCGCAGGCGCTTGCCGGTCCAGGGCTGCGGGTCGGACAGGCCGCAACGGGCCGGGCCAATCTGTTTGCGCGTGCTGCGGGTATTGTCAGCGTCGACCGGACGGCGATTGATGCGTTTAATGCGGTCAACCCGATGATAACCGTCGCCACGTTGCCCCCGTTTCAACGGGTCACGGAAGGCGCGATGGTCGCGACCATCAAGATCATTTCCTACGCGGTGCCAGCGGCGGATGTGCAACTGGCAGCTGACAGGGGCGCAGAGGCGATCAGCCTCTCAGAGCCCGTCGTCAAAAACGCTACTTTGATTGAAACCCGGATTGGCGACATGCCCGCCATCAAGGGCCGGTCCGCGCTGCGGACACGACTGGATCGGTTGGGGGTTGATCTGGATGGGCGGGTTGTGGTGGATCACGATACTGCAACGCTCGGCGCGGCGATTGCCGCGGCTGCCGGCGATATCGTCTTTGTGCTGACCGCATCGGCGACGTCCGACATTGATGATGTGGGGCCGGCTGCGCTGCGTCAGGCCGGCGGTGTCGTAACCCAGTTCGGGATGCCTGTTGATCCGGGAAACCTGCTGTTCCTCGGTCGGGTGGGTGACAGACCGGTCATCGGTCTTCCGGGTTGTGCGCGGTCCCCCGCCCTGAACGGGGCAGATTGGGTGCTGGAACGGGTCATATGCGGCGTCGATTTGCAGGCGGCGGATTTTGCCGCGATGGGCGTGGGCGGTCTGCTGAAGGAGATGCCGACACGGCCACGGCCACGGGCAAAAACGCGCGACGACAGCGTTTGA
- a CDS encoding XdhC family protein: MTENITDLPALALKWHNGGRAVALATVVQTWGSAPRPVGSQLLIDADGMMEGSVSGGCVEGAVIVEAIDALADGKPRILEFGVSDDEAFAVGLACGGEIKVLVEPVGTALPVSVLRALVDHRAKAEPVAYVTDLQAGNPELRGPADYPDRFRMDQSGVAEDGRTFVAIHNPPLRLLVVGAVHIAQPLIAMARACGYAPILIDPRGAFGSAARFPGETIVDDWPDEAMAQLTPDARTAVVTLTHDPKLDDPAIMAVLRSDAFYLGCLGSTRTHAKRVARLQAAGFSAAEIGRIHAPVGLDIGGRQPAEIAVSIMAQIIQTLRQRT, encoded by the coding sequence ATGACTGAAAATATCACGGATCTGCCCGCGCTGGCGCTGAAATGGCATAACGGTGGCCGCGCGGTGGCGCTTGCGACGGTCGTGCAGACCTGGGGGTCCGCCCCGCGCCCTGTTGGCAGCCAGCTTTTGATTGATGCAGACGGGATGATGGAAGGGTCCGTGTCGGGTGGTTGTGTCGAGGGTGCCGTCATCGTCGAGGCGATTGACGCGCTGGCCGATGGCAAACCCCGTATTCTGGAATTTGGTGTCAGCGATGACGAGGCATTCGCCGTGGGGCTTGCCTGCGGCGGCGAAATCAAGGTTCTGGTGGAACCTGTGGGGACAGCTTTGCCTGTCTCGGTGCTTCGGGCGCTGGTGGACCATCGGGCAAAGGCCGAACCTGTCGCCTATGTGACCGATCTGCAGGCCGGCAACCCGGAACTGCGCGGCCCTGCCGACTATCCTGACCGGTTCCGCATGGACCAGTCGGGCGTTGCTGAAGATGGGCGGACATTTGTCGCGATCCACAACCCGCCTTTGCGGTTGCTGGTGGTCGGTGCGGTCCATATTGCCCAGCCGCTGATCGCCATGGCCCGCGCCTGTGGCTATGCGCCGATCTTGATTGATCCACGCGGGGCGTTTGGATCTGCCGCGCGCTTTCCCGGCGAGACCATCGTGGATGACTGGCCGGATGAGGCCATGGCGCAGTTGACGCCGGACGCAAGGACAGCGGTTGTGACCCTGACCCATGATCCAAAGCTGGATGATCCGGCCATCATGGCCGTCTTGCGCAGTGATGCGTTTTATCTGGGCTGCCTTGGGTCGACCCGCACCCATGCAAAACGGGTCGCGCGCCTGCAGGCGGCCGGTTTTTCCGCGGCCGAGATTGGCCGCATCCATGCCCCCGTGGGCTTGGATATCGGGGGGCGTCAGCCGGCTGAAATTGCCGTAAGTATTATGGCGCAGATCATCCAGACCCTGCGGCAGCGCACATGA
- a CDS encoding VWA domain-containing protein produces the protein MVKLPELSLPDDPKLAQNITHFARALRKAGLPIGPGRVIDAIRAVEVAGFTKKRDFYWVLHACFVSKPEERAVFGQMFRLYWRDPQYMEKMMAMMLPAVRGVQEERTAQAAEKRAAQALLDGQLPDLPAPPDADDAVEIDIDASQTISAQERLKTLDFEQMSTAEMAAAKRMLASLRLPVSPVLSRRTMARPGDLADWRRTMRAAIRRGGEINEFATRRRRPRYPNLVVICDISGSMASYSRVILHFLHAVANREGQGWAQIHAFTFGTRLTNITRHLRKRDVDAALAAAGAEAQDWEGGTRIGECLTQFNRDWSRRVMGQGAVVLLITDGLDRDPGAGLGAAMERLALTARQLIWLNPLLRWDGFAPKAQGIVEMLPHCSSFRAGHNIEALEGLAAALSSPDDVGQKARLMAMME, from the coding sequence ATGGTCAAGCTCCCCGAACTCAGCCTGCCTGATGACCCCAAGCTGGCGCAGAACATCACCCATTTCGCCCGCGCCCTGCGCAAGGCTGGGCTGCCAATCGGACCGGGCCGGGTGATCGACGCCATTCGCGCGGTTGAGGTGGCTGGGTTCACCAAAAAGCGGGATTTCTATTGGGTGCTGCATGCCTGTTTCGTCTCCAAACCAGAAGAGCGTGCAGTCTTCGGCCAGATGTTTCGGCTTTATTGGCGCGATCCGCAATATATGGAAAAAATGATGGCCATGATGCTGCCCGCCGTGCGCGGTGTGCAGGAAGAACGCACAGCGCAGGCCGCCGAAAAACGGGCGGCCCAGGCATTGCTTGATGGCCAATTGCCCGATCTGCCCGCCCCGCCGGACGCGGATGACGCCGTTGAAATTGATATCGACGCGTCGCAAACCATCTCGGCGCAAGAACGGCTCAAGACACTTGATTTCGAGCAGATGAGCACTGCGGAAATGGCCGCTGCAAAGCGGATGCTTGCAAGCCTGCGGCTGCCTGTGTCGCCGGTGCTGAGCCGCCGGACCATGGCCCGCCCGGGCGATCTGGCCGATTGGCGCCGGACCATGCGCGCCGCGATCCGCCGGGGCGGCGAAATCAATGAATTTGCCACCCGCAGACGCAGGCCGCGTTATCCCAATCTTGTGGTCATATGTGATATTTCCGGATCAATGGCGTCATATTCACGTGTTATCTTGCACTTTCTTCACGCCGTCGCAAATCGCGAAGGGCAGGGATGGGCGCAGATACATGCCTTTACCTTTGGCACAAGGCTGACCAACATTACCCGGCATTTGCGCAAGCGTGATGTGGATGCAGCCTTGGCCGCCGCAGGGGCCGAGGCGCAGGATTGGGAAGGCGGCACCCGGATCGGTGAATGTCTGACGCAGTTCAACAGGGATTGGTCGCGCCGCGTGATGGGGCAGGGTGCGGTTGTGCTGTTGATCACCGACGGTCTTGATCGTGACCCGGGCGCGGGGCTGGGCGCTGCGATGGAGCGTCTGGCCCTGACCGCCCGCCAATTGATCTGGCTGAACCCCCTGTTGCGTTGGGACGGGTTTGCGCCCAAGGCCCAGGGCATTGTCGAGATGCTGCCCCACTGTTCAAGCTTTCGCGCAGGTCATAATATCGAGGCGCTGGAGGGGCTGGCCGCCGCATTGTCCAGCCCGGATGACGTGGGGCAAAAGGCGCGTCTGATGGCGATGATGGAATGA
- a CDS encoding MoxR family ATPase codes for MSFADIDEVQARLGAQDYVCGRALATVVFLAQKLGRPLFLEGEAGTGKTEIAKAIAASLGRRLIRLQCYEGLDSNSAVYEWNFAEQMIAIRAAEAAGGADRDGLKSELFTEDYLIARPLLEAMRPQPGGAPVLLIDELDRTDAPFEAFLLEALSDFQVTIPELGTIRAPEPPIVILTSNRTREVHDALKRRCLYHWVDYPDFAREIEILGARAPEAAANLSREIVAFVQRLRGEDLFKKPGVAETIDWAKCLLALDVINLSPEVIADTLGAILKYQDDIQKLQGSEAKRILDEAKADLATV; via the coding sequence ATGAGCTTTGCTGATATCGACGAGGTGCAGGCACGTTTGGGCGCGCAGGACTATGTCTGCGGTCGCGCGCTGGCGACTGTGGTGTTTCTGGCTCAAAAGCTGGGCCGCCCCTTGTTTCTGGAAGGTGAGGCAGGCACCGGCAAGACAGAAATCGCCAAGGCGATTGCGGCAAGTCTGGGGCGCCGCCTGATCCGGCTGCAATGTTACGAGGGGCTTGATTCCAATTCGGCAGTCTATGAATGGAACTTTGCCGAACAAATGATTGCGATCAGGGCAGCAGAGGCCGCAGGCGGGGCAGATCGCGACGGGCTGAAGTCAGAGCTGTTTACCGAAGACTACCTGATCGCACGCCCTTTGCTGGAGGCAATGCGCCCCCAGCCAGGCGGCGCGCCGGTTCTGTTGATTGACGAGCTGGATCGGACAGATGCCCCTTTCGAAGCCTTCCTGCTGGAGGCCCTGTCGGATTTTCAGGTGACCATCCCCGAGCTGGGGACAATCCGCGCGCCAGAGCCGCCGATTGTCATTCTGACATCAAACCGCACCCGCGAGGTGCATGATGCGCTGAAGCGCCGCTGCCTGTATCATTGGGTCGACTACCCCGATTTCGCGCGCGAAATCGAGATACTCGGCGCCCGCGCGCCCGAGGCTGCCGCAAACCTGTCGCGCGAGATTGTCGCCTTTGTGCAGCGTTTACGCGGCGAGGATCTGTTCAAGAAACCCGGCGTCGCCGAAACCATTGACTGGGCAAAATGCCTGTTGGCCCTGGATGTGATCAACCTGTCGCCCGAGGTGATCGCCGATACGTTGGGTGCGATCCTCAAATATCAGGACGACATTCAAAAGCTCCAGGGGTCCGAGGCCAAGCGCATCCTGGATGAGGCAAAGGCCGATCTGGCGACGGTCTGA
- a CDS encoding acyl-CoA dehydrogenase: protein MNDSTPIKTTGFGPDLGPFDWADPLRLEDQLTEDERMLRDAARTFATDVLQPKVTDAYQNATIDPSVFAQMGQAGLLGITIPEEYGGLGAGYVTYGLVAREIERVDSGYRSMMSVQSSLVMYPIHAYGSDAQRAKYLPGLAAGTLIGCFGLTEPDAGSDPAGMKTTARKTDDGYVLSGSKMWISNAPIADVFVVWAKSEAHDGKIRGFVLDKGMPGLSAPKIGNKLSLRASVTGEIVMDNVHVGEDALLPGVQGFKGPFGCLNRARYGIAWGVMGAAEACWHAARQYGLDRKQFGKPLAQTQLFQKKLADMQTEIAIGTQSALQLGRLMENGTAAPEMISLMKRNNCGKALDIARAARDMHGGNGISAEFQVMRHMVNLETVNTYEGTHDVHALILGRAQTGLQAFF, encoded by the coding sequence ATGAATGATTCCACACCAATCAAGACGACAGGCTTTGGCCCTGATCTGGGCCCGTTTGACTGGGCCGACCCGCTGCGGCTGGAGGACCAGCTGACCGAGGATGAGCGGATGTTGCGCGATGCCGCCCGGACATTCGCCACCGATGTGCTGCAGCCGAAAGTCACCGACGCCTATCAGAACGCCACGATCGACCCGTCAGTCTTTGCGCAGATGGGTCAGGCCGGGCTGTTGGGGATCACGATCCCCGAGGAATATGGCGGTCTTGGTGCGGGCTATGTGACCTATGGGCTGGTCGCCCGCGAGATCGAGCGCGTCGATAGCGGCTACCGATCCATGATGTCGGTCCAGTCCTCGCTGGTGATGTACCCGATCCATGCCTATGGCAGCGACGCGCAGCGCGCAAAATATCTGCCCGGGCTGGCGGCGGGGACATTGATTGGCTGCTTTGGCCTGACAGAACCGGACGCAGGCAGCGATCCGGCCGGGATGAAGACGACCGCCAGAAAAACGGATGACGGCTATGTTCTGAGCGGGTCCAAGATGTGGATCAGCAATGCCCCGATTGCTGATGTCTTTGTGGTTTGGGCCAAGTCCGAGGCACATGATGGCAAAATCAGGGGCTTTGTGCTGGACAAGGGGATGCCCGGTCTCAGCGCGCCGAAGATCGGCAATAAACTGTCGCTGCGCGCGTCGGTCACGGGCGAGATCGTGATGGACAATGTGCATGTTGGTGAAGACGCGCTTTTGCCCGGTGTGCAGGGCTTCAAAGGGCCATTTGGCTGTCTAAACCGGGCGCGCTACGGCATTGCATGGGGGGTCATGGGGGCCGCCGAAGCCTGCTGGCACGCCGCGCGGCAATACGGGCTGGATCGCAAGCAGTTCGGCAAGCCGCTGGCGCAAACGCAGCTGTTCCAAAAGAAGCTGGCCGATATGCAAACCGAGATCGCAATTGGCACCCAATCTGCACTGCAGCTGGGCCGCTTGATGGAAAACGGCACCGCAGCGCCCGAGATGATCAGCCTGATGAAACGCAACAATTGCGGCAAGGCGCTGGATATCGCACGCGCCGCCCGGGACATGCATGGCGGCAATGGAATCAGCGCCGAATTTCAGGTCATGCGGCACATGGTCAACCTGGAGACTGTGAACACTTACGAGGGCACGCATGACGTGCACGCACTTATTCTAGGCCGTGCACAAACCGGGCTGCAGGCATTCTTTTAG
- a CDS encoding phosphoadenosine phosphosulfate reductase, with the protein MKDPQLTIETDLTDLSPNDWFAQIDDICEDFGFFEQLGCTHFAGFLEAGNKLLVTFENVEDIRAHNPDAEPRGFAYARHDGWSHLAIFSMSRSWFRDRAVYDFFDRLSDDAFFEDFETVVFHGANECGYAAAAFSVVAPGATVIALSPQATLDASVAGWDHRYRAHRRLDFQSRYGYAPDMVEGADAVFIAYDPHEPMDAIHAGLFRNSNVALMPAPLLGRQLARSFDRMGIHDVMIKLAMDGSLDKKRFAQLLRARRYDEPYMRNLTRQLVAQGHRDLACVICEYMLRRGQNAFFTKTLSGLRDKSAA; encoded by the coding sequence ATGAAAGACCCCCAACTGACCATCGAAACCGATCTGACGGACCTGTCCCCAAATGACTGGTTCGCGCAAATTGATGATATCTGCGAGGATTTCGGCTTTTTCGAGCAATTGGGCTGCACACATTTCGCAGGGTTTCTGGAGGCCGGGAACAAGCTGCTGGTCACTTTCGAGAATGTGGAAGACATCCGCGCCCATAACCCCGATGCAGAGCCGCGCGGCTTTGCCTATGCCCGCCATGACGGCTGGTCGCATCTGGCGATTTTTTCCATGTCGCGCAGTTGGTTCCGTGATCGGGCCGTCTATGACTTCTTTGACCGGCTCAGCGATGACGCGTTCTTTGAAGACTTTGAAACAGTCGTTTTTCACGGGGCAAATGAATGTGGCTATGCCGCGGCGGCCTTTTCGGTTGTGGCCCCCGGTGCGACCGTAATCGCCCTCAGCCCGCAAGCCACCCTGGATGCCAGCGTGGCCGGATGGGACCACCGGTATCGCGCGCATCGCCGCCTCGATTTTCAAAGCCGCTATGGCTACGCCCCCGATATGGTCGAAGGGGCCGACGCGGTCTTTATCGCCTATGATCCGCACGAGCCGATGGATGCCATCCATGCAGGCCTGTTTCGCAACAGCAATGTCGCCCTGATGCCTGCCCCGTTGCTGGGCCGCCAATTGGCGCGCAGCTTTGACCGGATGGGCATTCATGACGTGATGATCAAGTTGGCAATGGACGGATCACTTGACAAGAAACGCTTTGCCCAATTGCTGCGGGCCCGTCGCTATGACGAACCCTATATGCGCAACCTGACCCGGCAATTGGTCGCGCAGGGGCACCGGGACCTTGCCTGCGTCATCTGCGAATACATGCTGCGGCGTGGGCAGAACGCGTTCTTCACCAAAACGCTGTCCGGACTACGCGACAAATCAGCCGCCTGA
- a CDS encoding cation:proton antiporter, with amino-acid sequence MTGFLAICMLTAGYAMIAKRLETTILTAPMVFLGAGAVLSVTGMVDHATSERLLHPLAEITLVVLLFLDAAQVDLRALRQRHVWPLRMLLIGLPLTIVFGSLAGFLLLSGWTPVAVILAAAILAPTDAALGQAVVSNPKLPVRLRRALTVESGLNDGLALPAVLFFAGLTAATMQSSGAWVLFAAKQITLGPLAGAAIGAAGGWILLRAKKYSTTADIYEGVGALAMAGAAYLSATLIGGNGFIAAFVAGLFFGAMIKGACKFVYEFTESEGQLLVWASFLLLGIALVPEAVAHLTWPMFGLILVSLFIVRPLAIWLSLAGTDAPFLTRLFFGWFGPRGLATALFALLVIDEVPHALGETILHLAVNTVWISALLHGITAAPLSNWYAGRIAVSDAPSSEVDRNAAPLPGDKA; translated from the coding sequence ATGACTGGTTTTTTGGCGATCTGCATGCTGACCGCGGGCTATGCGATGATCGCCAAACGTCTGGAGACCACGATCCTGACCGCGCCGATGGTCTTTCTAGGGGCCGGGGCTGTCCTGTCGGTCACCGGTATGGTGGATCATGCAACCAGCGAACGGCTATTGCACCCGCTGGCGGAAATCACACTTGTCGTCTTGCTGTTTCTGGACGCGGCACAAGTTGACCTGCGCGCGCTGCGCCAACGGCATGTGTGGCCCCTGCGCATGCTGCTGATCGGTCTGCCGCTGACGATCGTATTCGGAAGCCTGGCCGGTTTTTTGCTCCTGAGCGGTTGGACACCCGTTGCGGTCATACTCGCTGCGGCCATTCTTGCCCCGACGGATGCCGCATTGGGGCAAGCCGTTGTATCAAATCCCAAATTGCCCGTGCGGTTGCGCCGGGCGCTTACGGTGGAAAGCGGCCTGAACGATGGGCTTGCGCTGCCTGCGGTGCTGTTCTTTGCGGGGCTGACCGCCGCGACAATGCAAAGCAGCGGCGCCTGGGTGCTGTTTGCCGCCAAGCAGATTACCTTGGGTCCGCTGGCGGGGGCGGCGATTGGTGCCGCAGGCGGCTGGATCCTGTTGCGGGCCAAGAAATACAGCACAACTGCCGATATCTATGAAGGTGTTGGTGCGCTGGCGATGGCGGGGGCGGCCTATCTCAGCGCAACACTGATCGGGGGCAACGGCTTTATTGCCGCATTTGTGGCAGGCTTGTTCTTTGGGGCCATGATCAAGGGGGCCTGCAAATTCGTTTATGAGTTCACTGAAAGTGAAGGCCAGCTACTGGTCTGGGCCTCGTTCCTTTTGCTGGGGATCGCCCTGGTGCCAGAGGCCGTCGCGCATCTGACCTGGCCCATGTTCGGGTTGATCCTGGTTAGCCTTTTCATCGTCCGGCCCCTTGCGATCTGGCTATCGCTTGCCGGAACAGATGCCCCGTTTCTGACCCGGTTGTTTTTTGGCTGGTTTGGCCCGCGGGGGCTCGCAACGGCGCTCTTTGCATTGCTGGTCATCGACGAGGTGCCGCATGCGCTGGGTGAGACCATTTTGCATCTGGCCGTCAACACCGTCTGGATCAGCGCATTACTGCATGGGATCACTGCGGCACCTCTATCAAACTGGTATGCGGGACGGATCGCCGTGTCGGATGCGCCGTCCTCTGAAGTGGACCGGAATGCTGCCCCCCTGCCCGGCGACAAAGCCTAG
- a CDS encoding aromatic ring-hydroxylating dioxygenase subunit alpha encodes MAKDIPRTGLDAVQQPIEVAHGLPNAHYTDPDVFAAENRALLLRNWAGLAVAADVPAPGDAKPISFLGIPLLLIRDRAGQVRVFENICRHRGMILVDAPRKIEGAIRCPYHSWCYSTDGKLVSTPHVGGPGHNTHAAIDKDLLGLNEVRSHIWFDIVFINMDGTAPPFATQHATLLDRWAAFDQPLYHGGPDSRFTLDVRTNWKLAVENYAESYHLPWVHPGLNSYSRLEDHYHIIEPGAFSGQGTHVYRQLKGDDQTTFPDFAGLSAAWIAGGEYICLYPNVLLGVQRDHAFVIILEPHALDHTTEHVHLYYAAPQTDDSLRARNSAQWKEVFKEDISVVEGMQKGRRAPQFDGGRFSPAMDGPTHCFHAWVASQLSADAQGA; translated from the coding sequence ATGGCAAAGGATATACCTCGGACCGGTCTTGACGCGGTGCAGCAGCCCATAGAGGTCGCACATGGCCTGCCCAACGCACATTATACGGACCCGGACGTCTTCGCGGCCGAGAACCGCGCGCTTTTGCTGCGCAACTGGGCCGGTCTTGCGGTTGCCGCTGATGTCCCTGCGCCGGGGGATGCGAAGCCGATCAGCTTTCTGGGTATCCCACTGCTGCTGATCCGCGACCGGGCCGGACAGGTTCGCGTGTTCGAAAACATCTGCCGGCACCGGGGCATGATCCTTGTCGACGCCCCCCGCAAGATCGAAGGCGCCATTCGCTGCCCCTATCATTCGTGGTGCTACAGTACCGATGGCAAGCTTGTGTCCACCCCGCATGTCGGCGGCCCCGGCCACAATACACATGCGGCTATCGACAAGGATCTGTTGGGGTTGAATGAAGTGCGCAGCCACATTTGGTTCGACATCGTCTTTATCAACATGGACGGCACGGCCCCACCCTTTGCCACGCAGCATGCCACCTTGCTGGATCGCTGGGCTGCCTTTGACCAGCCCCTCTATCATGGCGGGCCGGATAGCCGCTTTACTCTGGACGTCCGGACCAACTGGAAACTGGCGGTCGAGAATTACGCCGAAAGCTATCATCTGCCCTGGGTTCACCCCGGGCTGAACAGTTATTCCCGGCTGGAAGACCACTACCACATCATCGAACCCGGCGCGTTTTCCGGTCAGGGCACACATGTGTATCGGCAATTGAAGGGTGATGATCAGACCACCTTTCCCGACTTTGCCGGGCTTTCGGCGGCTTGGATCGCGGGGGGAGAATATATCTGCCTCTATCCCAATGTGCTGCTTGGGGTGCAGCGCGACCATGCCTTTGTCATCATTCTTGAACCACATGCGCTAGATCACACGACCGAGCATGTGCACCTTTACTATGCCGCCCCACAGACAGATGACAGCTTGCGCGCACGCAACAGCGCCCAATGGAAAGAGGTCTTTAAAGAGGATATTTCCGTCGTCGAAGGCATGCAAAAGGGCCGCCGCGCCCCACAATTTGATGGCGGGCGCTTTAGCCCCGCGATGGACGGTCCAACCCATTGCTTTCATGCCTGGGTCGCCAGCCAGTTATCTGCCGATGCGCAGGGGGCATGA
- a CDS encoding nucleoside hydrolase: MPPRKIIIDTDPGQDDAIAILLALASPQEIELLGVTAVAGNAPLALTERNARIVCELAGRPDIRVFAGCDGPLSRKLITAEHVHGKTGLDGPPMDDPTMPLQDQHAVAFLIETLRTEPPGTVTLCPVGPLTNIAMAFRDAPDIIPRVQEIVLMGGAYFQVGNITPAAEFNIYVDPEAAQIVFAAGVPITMMPLDVTHKALTTKPRIDAFRNMGTKVGDMVAAWTDFFERFDVEKYGSDGAPLHDPCTIAYLINPDLFAGRHINVEIETTSELTLGMTVADWWRVTDRAPNATFMQDIDADGFYALLADRLARL; this comes from the coding sequence ATGCCCCCCCGCAAGATCATTATCGACACCGACCCGGGCCAGGATGACGCCATCGCGATTCTTCTTGCCCTTGCATCGCCGCAAGAAATTGAGCTTTTGGGGGTGACTGCGGTTGCCGGCAATGCACCGCTGGCGCTGACCGAAAGGAATGCGCGCATCGTCTGCGAACTGGCAGGTCGGCCGGATATCAGGGTCTTTGCTGGCTGTGACGGCCCGCTATCGCGCAAACTGATTACGGCCGAACATGTGCATGGCAAGACAGGGTTGGATGGCCCACCGATGGATGACCCGACGATGCCATTGCAAGACCAGCATGCCGTCGCCTTTCTGATCGAAACCTTGCGGACAGAGCCGCCGGGCACGGTCACGCTTTGCCCTGTCGGGCCGCTGACCAATATCGCGATGGCCTTTCGGGATGCCCCCGATATCATTCCGCGTGTTCAGGAAATTGTTCTGATGGGTGGCGCCTATTTTCAGGTGGGCAACATCACCCCCGCGGCAGAATTCAATATCTATGTTGACCCCGAGGCCGCACAGATCGTCTTTGCCGCAGGCGTGCCGATCACCATGATGCCCCTTGATGTGACCCATAAGGCGCTGACGACAAAGCCAAGGATCGACGCCTTCCGCAATATGGGCACCAAGGTCGGCGATATGGTCGCCGCCTGGACAGACTTTTTCGAACGGTTCGACGTCGAGAAATACGGCTCGGACGGCGCGCCGCTGCATGACCCTTGCACCATTGCCTATCTGATCAATCCCGATCTGTTTGCAGGCCGACATATCAATGTCGAGATCGAGACGACATCGGAGCTGACCCTTGGCATGACGGTGGCTGACTGGTGGCGTGTGACGGACCGGGCACCCAACGCCACCTTTATGCAGGATATCGACGCGGACGGGTTTTATGCGTTGCTGGCCGACCGGCTGGCCCGATTGTGA